Proteins co-encoded in one Sporosarcina sp. FSL K6-1522 genomic window:
- the helD gene encoding RNA polymerase recycling motor HelD has protein sequence MQQHPDFAFELERLTYTKHYMQQLLEESQRDVKSSQDEIRKSMADLEYLDSSLSYINILTNARFFEMARTQKEGLEAIQLKPYFARIHFRKEDEPDELLYIGKTSLFHRETQEPIIVDWRSPVANVYYDGRLGDLTYQVRDEEFEGHLYSKRQYRIEEGELLAIRDIDLTTNDELLQEALAGKADTRLTEIVSTIQAEQNAIIRANLKQPIIVQGAAGSGKTTIALHRISYFLYTMGEHFPSEKLMILAPSKLFMDYIGDVLPELGVGRICQTTYTEYVLNATGLKLKLTDSDAKLEQLTATEKLDSEALFVTRVKGTLTYREMMQRYVHKLEQEMAEQFEDVYIEKYRIIKASRLKKLFLKEFAYMPVEKRLERIKIILQSDVNRKRKQLLAMLSTKYEDALDRALYGIRDDARRKARLTLILDERDERLPAIEKEGKKTATVYMRRFKKFNIKKLYREWLTDEQLQANLAANWSDKERTTFFTAHQKERWELEDLAALYYLHAKLKGVADAWKMRVVFIDEVQDYSEFQLAALQDGLETDMFTMVGDLAQGIHSYRALTSWDPVKTLFPRATYTTLQKSYRTTIEIMNLANQVLEQMDENLPLVEPVVRHGREPEFYDMPTFEGDKIAQLYREIIGRGHRSVALICKTRTEAENIHMRLLKFDLPVQLIGNQSDLSGESLLIVPSHLAKGLEFDAVLVVAFDEPFRDHPIDRKLLYVAMTRPMHELHMVGVLGNHIISRRNQDA, from the coding sequence ATGCAGCAACATCCTGATTTTGCGTTTGAATTAGAGCGCCTTACCTACACGAAACACTACATGCAGCAACTGTTAGAAGAATCGCAACGTGACGTAAAATCCTCTCAAGACGAAATTCGCAAATCAATGGCAGACTTGGAATACCTAGACTCTAGTTTAAGTTATATTAATATTTTAACGAATGCGCGTTTTTTTGAAATGGCTCGTACACAAAAAGAAGGGCTCGAAGCGATTCAATTGAAGCCGTATTTTGCGCGCATTCATTTTCGCAAAGAAGATGAGCCGGATGAATTACTTTATATCGGCAAGACTTCGTTATTTCATCGAGAAACGCAAGAACCGATCATTGTCGACTGGCGTTCGCCTGTTGCGAATGTTTATTATGATGGCAGGCTTGGCGATTTGACGTATCAAGTGCGTGATGAAGAGTTTGAGGGGCATCTCTACTCGAAAAGGCAGTACCGTATCGAAGAAGGGGAGCTCCTGGCGATTCGTGATATCGATTTAACGACGAATGATGAGCTTCTGCAGGAAGCACTCGCTGGCAAAGCGGATACGCGTTTGACTGAAATTGTATCGACGATTCAAGCCGAGCAAAACGCGATTATCCGCGCAAACTTGAAGCAACCCATTATCGTCCAAGGGGCGGCAGGAAGCGGTAAAACAACGATTGCATTGCATCGGATATCGTATTTTTTATATACGATGGGCGAGCATTTTCCATCTGAGAAATTGATGATTTTGGCACCGAGTAAATTATTTATGGATTATATTGGAGATGTACTGCCGGAACTTGGTGTCGGTCGAATTTGTCAGACGACTTACACGGAATATGTTCTGAATGCGACCGGATTGAAGCTGAAATTAACGGATTCAGATGCCAAATTGGAGCAGTTAACAGCAACTGAAAAGCTTGATTCTGAAGCATTGTTTGTGACACGCGTGAAAGGGACGCTCACATATAGAGAAATGATGCAGCGTTATGTGCACAAGTTAGAACAGGAGATGGCCGAGCAATTTGAAGATGTCTATATTGAAAAGTATCGGATTATTAAGGCTTCTCGCTTGAAAAAGCTGTTTCTTAAAGAGTTTGCTTATATGCCTGTTGAGAAACGATTAGAGCGCATCAAAATTATTTTACAAAGTGATGTCAATCGAAAACGTAAGCAATTGTTAGCGATGCTGTCGACGAAATACGAGGATGCTCTAGATCGAGCGCTTTACGGTATCCGCGATGATGCAAGGCGCAAGGCGAGGTTAACGCTTATTTTAGATGAACGCGATGAAAGACTGCCTGCCATAGAAAAAGAAGGCAAGAAGACCGCTACCGTTTATATGCGCAGATTTAAAAAATTCAACATTAAAAAGCTTTATCGAGAATGGCTGACTGATGAACAGCTACAAGCTAACCTTGCCGCTAACTGGTCAGACAAGGAAAGAACAACATTTTTTACGGCGCATCAGAAGGAGAGATGGGAGCTGGAAGATTTAGCAGCTCTGTATTATTTACATGCCAAGCTGAAGGGCGTCGCAGATGCGTGGAAAATGCGGGTTGTGTTTATTGATGAAGTGCAGGATTACAGCGAATTTCAGCTTGCTGCCTTACAGGATGGACTGGAGACAGATATGTTTACAATGGTTGGCGATTTGGCACAAGGAATTCACAGTTACAGGGCGTTAACATCATGGGATCCGGTCAAAACATTATTTCCGAGGGCCACGTATACGACATTGCAAAAGAGCTATCGGACAACGATTGAAATTATGAACTTGGCGAATCAAGTACTGGAACAGATGGACGAAAATCTACCACTTGTGGAACCGGTTGTCCGTCATGGAAGGGAACCGGAATTCTATGATATGCCAACATTTGAAGGCGATAAAATCGCGCAGTTGTATCGAGAAATTATTGGGCGAGGGCATCGGTCGGTTGCGCTTATTTGTAAAACACGAACAGAGGCGGAAAATATTCATATGAGGTTGCTCAAATTTGACCTACCTGTCCAATTAATCGGGAATCAATCAGATCTTAGTGGAGAGAGTTTACTCATTGTTCCAAGTCACCTAGCGAAGGGGCTGGAGTTCGATGCAGTACTTGTCGTTGCATTCGATGAACCATTTCGGGATCATCCAATTGATCGGAAATTGCTGTATGTAGCAATGACAAGGCCAATGCATGAATTGCATATGGTCGGTGTGTTAGGGAATCATATCATTTCTAGAAGAAACCAGGACGCATGA
- a CDS encoding CsxC family protein: MSDNCQPNPIEPACEVAAVQQIPLNDELVPSTITASSPVIKVPVVVAERKLQIVVESDITLTPAATEIKRVTKNVFLNQVKLVPVRFLRIGTTDFFEVTRAKLFVSGFIRKDIEYSSSACNGALRDRIADVPFSGFAELTQGDFLTRPIIGISDSSKAHFLNECNDQVPRLDKYFFQNLVKYNEQPYGELLGANFFELDFSPILTEPEGTFSTLREKIVMDLYLKVLQVQQHHITGDRHIPTFDEGTLG; the protein is encoded by the coding sequence ATGAGCGATAATTGTCAACCAAACCCCATTGAACCTGCTTGTGAAGTAGCGGCGGTGCAACAAATCCCTTTAAATGATGAACTTGTTCCATCCACAATAACTGCCTCCAGCCCAGTTATTAAAGTACCGGTTGTAGTAGCAGAAAGAAAGCTTCAAATTGTAGTAGAATCAGACATTACACTAACTCCAGCTGCAACGGAGATCAAACGAGTAACTAAAAATGTATTTCTTAATCAAGTTAAACTTGTACCGGTTCGATTTCTCCGAATTGGCACTACTGACTTTTTTGAAGTAACAAGAGCGAAATTATTCGTGTCAGGGTTTATTCGTAAAGACATTGAATATTCTTCAAGCGCTTGTAATGGAGCACTGCGGGATCGAATTGCTGATGTCCCATTTTCCGGATTTGCGGAACTTACACAAGGAGACTTTCTAACTAGACCAATTATTGGGATTTCCGATAGTAGCAAAGCCCATTTCTTAAATGAATGCAACGATCAAGTTCCTCGTTTAGATAAGTATTTCTTCCAAAACCTTGTCAAGTATAACGAGCAACCATACGGTGAGTTACTGGGTGCGAACTTCTTTGAACTTGATTTTTCACCAATATTGACTGAACCAGAAGGAACGTTTAGCACGTTAAGAGAAAAAATTGTTATGGATCTTTATTTAAAAGTATTACAAGTTCAGCAACATCATATTACTGGCGATAGACACATTCCGACCTTTGATGAAGGCACTCTTGGTTAA
- a CDS encoding BC_2427 family protein, with amino-acid sequence MKAPWINYEEIQRITIIQQTRSISTATQESYNSPHDEYNNEVSIETDESPISALQKRTDDSSEPGPVPSQIEVNHAHDLIELDTIHNEAKKIGISQLIDTLKHVQTSLATQINDEIGTEIESEPIPSSIPNTPSSEIKVDNVNELPDTQNEDRQIAINQLIHALKKVHISKVAETAPRHIKVDSANELPDTLNENRQTAIHQLIHALKKVHISKVAETAPSQIKVDSANELPDTLNENRQTAIHQLIHTLKKVQTSKDAETAPVIDSQTESKPIPSSIPDTSPRQIKVDNANELPDTLNENRQTAIHQLIHTLKKVQTSKDAETAPVIDSQTESEPIHTSESNAIDTENRNVSPQSSQIYCKTIQSPFSTVVTLNDFLHAPLFGEVSQNTFAFLDSPDTQSVQVDTTFISTSTYYPAQPSCHLVHSSIHEILYLTNSHSSHPPKKQLYSKSTVTPIHPSSQTSHSKHTDDFIKIRVPVVVGEYTIEMCIEEEVVFEEEDIRIKEISKNIILTNCHFTPTQFATPLQDGTCAAATGILSLEGVIEQQIKYTPLLDTNKAPQTKLNTRRLHENITLELIIQLLQEQGVKVKK; translated from the coding sequence ATGAAAGCTCCGTGGATTAATTATGAGGAAATTCAGCGAATAACAATCATACAACAAACCCGATCTATTTCTACGGCTACCCAAGAATCCTATAACTCCCCTCATGATGAATATAATAACGAAGTGAGTATTGAAACAGATGAGAGTCCTATTTCGGCCCTTCAAAAAAGAACGGATGATAGTTCCGAACCCGGTCCAGTCCCTAGCCAGATTGAAGTAAATCATGCGCATGATCTTATTGAGTTGGACACCATTCATAACGAAGCCAAAAAAATCGGTATTTCTCAATTGATTGATACATTAAAGCACGTTCAAACAAGCCTGGCCACTCAAATAAACGATGAAATCGGTACAGAAATCGAATCTGAGCCTATACCTAGCTCAATTCCTAACACCCCCTCTAGTGAGATTAAAGTAGATAACGTAAATGAACTACCCGACACTCAAAATGAAGACCGACAAATCGCAATCAATCAATTGATTCATGCTTTGAAAAAAGTTCACATTAGCAAGGTTGCTGAGACAGCACCTAGACATATTAAAGTAGATAGCGCAAATGAACTACCCGACACTCTGAATGAAAATCGACAAACCGCAATCCATCAATTAATTCATGCTTTGAAAAAAGTTCACATTAGCAAGGTTGCTGAGACAGCACCTAGTCAGATTAAAGTAGATAGCGCAAATGAACTACCCGACACTCTGAATGAAAATCGACAAACCGCAATCCATCAATTGATTCATACTTTGAAAAAAGTTCAAACTAGCAAGGATGCTGAGACAGCACCTGTGATTGATTCGCAAACCGAATCTAAGCCTATACCTAGCTCAATTCCTGACACATCCCCTAGACAGATTAAAGTAGATAACGCAAATGAACTACCCGACACTCTGAATGAAAATCGACAAACCGCAATCCATCAATTGATTCATACTTTGAAAAAAGTTCAAACTAGCAAGGATGCTGAGACAGCCCCTGTGATTGATTCGCAAACCGAATCTGAGCCTATACATACTTCAGAATCCAACGCTATTGATACCGAAAATCGGAATGTCTCCCCTCAGTCTAGTCAAATTTACTGCAAGACAATCCAAAGCCCATTTTCTACTGTTGTCACACTTAACGATTTTCTCCATGCGCCTCTATTTGGTGAGGTCAGTCAAAACACCTTTGCATTTCTAGACTCACCCGATACACAAAGCGTTCAAGTAGATACTACATTCATAAGTACATCCACCTATTACCCGGCACAGCCCTCTTGTCATTTAGTCCATTCTTCCATTCATGAAATCCTCTATTTAACAAACAGTCACTCTTCACATCCCCCCAAAAAACAACTCTATTCTAAATCTACCGTGACGCCAATACATCCCTCATCCCAAACAAGTCACTCGAAGCATACCGATGATTTTATAAAAATTAGGGTTCCAGTTGTAGTAGGAGAATACACGATTGAAATGTGTATAGAGGAAGAGGTTGTATTTGAAGAAGAGGACATACGAATTAAAGAAATCTCTAAGAATATTATCCTGACAAATTGTCATTTTACACCTACACAATTCGCAACACCATTACAGGATGGGACATGTGCGGCAGCGACTGGCATATTGTCACTGGAAGGGGTTATTGAACAACAGATTAAATATACCCCATTACTTGATACTAACAAGGCCCCCCAGACGAAATTAAATACGAGGCGATTGCATGAGAATATCACTTTGGAGTTAATCATCCAATTATTACAAGAACAAGGAGTAAAGGTTAAAAAATGA